In Deltaproteobacteria bacterium, the sequence GCTTTTCGAATTTAAAAATAACCCTCCAGTTACCGCTCACCTCAACTGCCCAGAAGTCTTTTAGCTTTCCTGATAGTTTATGAAGCCTCAGCCCTTGTAACCCTATTAGTTACAAGATTCAAGTAAAAAATAGGTATGGAATTTATTACGAGAGGCTAAAGCAGGAAAAAACAGGGCATAGCATTTGAGATACAAGACCCTTATCTCTATACTCCTCTGCAAGAATTGACAAATACTCCTCTACGTTATCCATCTGTGAATTATCTCCATGTTATCTGTTTGTGTAAAAGAACGGTTTAACGTATCGGATGAATTTTATTAGCCTTTATCAGGGACTAATATTCACAATTGAATGTTATAGTAAGCACTAAAAATAAATAGACATCGTAGCTCAAGGCTTTAGCCTTGAAAGTCTTGAGAAACCTCAAACCTGAAGGTTTGAGCTACAGAAGAATGTTAACTTATTTATGTCGTTCACTATAGTCCCTTTCGAATTAAAGGGAACACGCTGGAACCGCAAGAATTGAGGGGAGAAATAAAGAATGAACTTAAGAAGGTAATTTTAGCTTTTGAAAATGCGGGTAAAGCTTATCGTAGGTTGTCTGAAGGTGTTCCGGTAAAACCCTGACCTCTCCTATTACAGGCATAAAATTGGTATCGCCGTTCCATCTTGGAACTATGTGAAAGTGGAGATGCTCTTCTATTCCTGCCCCTGCCTCTTTGCCCAGATTCATGCCGATATTAAATCCCCCCGGGTTCATTTCTTTTTTCAGGATTGCCGCAGAATCTTTGATGAGCTTAAAAAGCTCTAAAGTTTCTTCTTTTTCCATATCTTCTAACTGGCTTGTGTGTTTCCACGGATACACAAGAAGATGGCCGTTGTTGTAAGGAAATTTATTCATCATAACAGCCGCAAAATTACCTTTGTAAAGAACCAACTCCTTTTTGTCATCCTTGCTGTACCCTTTGCAAAATATGCACTGATTAGATTTTTGTCCGAAGATATACTCTGCGCGCCAGGGAGCCCAAATCTGTTTCACCCTGTTAGACCTCCCTTTGTCCCGTGAGCCTAACTATGAATTTCCTCCCTTTATTTTTGTAATGAAAGGAATTGTTTTGATTAGGTCTAACTGGGTTCATATTTCTCTGTTATTTGTTTACCCTTTTTTTTAGTTCTTTGCCGACTTTGAAGAACGGCGTTTTCTTTGCCAGAATATCTATAGTTTCTCCTGTCTTAGGGTTTCTGCCCTTTCTGGCCTTATGCCCCTTGACCTTAAAACTGCCAAACCCCCTGATTTCTATCTTGTCTCCTTTTGCAAGGCTGGCTGTCATGCTGTCAAATATTTCATCCACAACTATCTCCACATCTCTTTTTGTGAAATTTTTAACCCTTTCAGCCACTTTTTCTACAAGACCACTTTTTATCATTTTAGAGACCTCCTCATGTAAAGTCAAAAAACATGATGTCTGGTTTTATATGCTATACGGAAAAAGATACTGTAACCCGTATCCACCTTTTAATTTCTTTAACATCTGACCTGCGGCGTCGCCAAAGATAATATCCCACAGTCTAATGCCCTTTTTCTCCGAATATAAAACAACCGGTTTGCCCTTTATATTGGACATGG encodes:
- a CDS encoding type II toxin-antitoxin system RelE/ParE family toxin, with amino-acid sequence MRLHKLSGKLKDFWAVEVSGNWRVIFKFEKHDVIDIDYLDYH
- a CDS encoding HIT domain-containing protein, whose amino-acid sequence is MKQIWAPWRAEYIFGQKSNQCIFCKGYSKDDKKELVLYKGNFAAVMMNKFPYNNGHLLVYPWKHTSQLEDMEKEETLELFKLIKDSAAILKKEMNPGGFNIGMNLGKEAGAGIEEHLHFHIVPRWNGDTNFMPVIGEVRVLPEHLQTTYDKLYPHFQKLKLPS
- a CDS encoding integration host factor subunit beta codes for the protein MIKSGLVEKVAERVKNFTKRDVEIVVDEIFDSMTASLAKGDKIEIRGFGSFKVKGHKARKGRNPKTGETIDILAKKTPFFKVGKELKKRVNK